Proteins from one Candida orthopsilosis Co 90-125, chromosome 2 draft sequence genomic window:
- a CDS encoding Bud32 protein (S. cerevisiae homolog BUD32 has role in telomere maintenance, positive regulation of transcription from RNA polymerase II promoter, cellular site selection, protein phosphorylation), which translates to MSEKHIKRVQEFLPNTDFKVISQGAEALVFQTKTHPYSSHPYLKNQNQFIIKYRPPKPYRHPKIDAQITKTRTAGEAKFMYKLSKLGIACPALISCDLSNGIIWMENLGIDLPNGNVSSVKNWFWHLEREGSKSDCTGDRVKEICYKVGQLIGKLHLSDMIHGDLTTSNLILTGSKESWEPALIDFGLSSFSGLAEDKAVDLYVLERSVTSTHSVFANLYNAWLLEGYESAHYLKEYKKFGKNKYAETFKRLEEVRLRGRKRSMLG; encoded by the coding sequence atGAGTGAAAAACACATTAAACGAGTCCAAGAGTTCCTACCAAACACAGACTTTAAGGTCATATCCCAAGGAGCTGAAGCGCTTGTGTTTCAAACTAAAACCCACCCTTACTCATCACACccatatttgaaaaatcaaaatcaattcatcataaAATATAGACCACCAAAACCCTATAGACACCCCAAAATCGATGCTCAAATCACTAAAACGCGAACGGCAGGAGAGGCTAAGTTCATGTACAAGTTGAGTAAATTGGGGATTGCATGTCCGGCTTTAATTTCATGTGATTTGAGTAATGGAATCATTTGGATGGAGAATTTGGGTAttgatttaccaaatgGGAATGTGAGCTCGGTAAAGAACTGGTTTTGGCATCTTGAAAGAGAAGGAAGCAAATCTGATTGCACAGGTGATAGAGTTAAAGAAATTTGTTACAAAGTTGGTCAATTGATAGGTAAGTTACATCTATCAGATATGATTCATGGTGATTTGACTACttccaatttgatcttAACAGGATCGAAAGAGTCATGGGAGCCTGCTTTGATAGATTTTGgactttcttctttttcagGGTTGGCTGAAGATAAAGCTGTGGATTTATATGTACTTGAACGGTCTGTTACCAGTACTCATTCGGTATTTGCCAATTTATACAATGCATGGTTGTTAGAAGGGTATGAGTCTGCTCATTATTTGAAAGAGTATAAGAAGTTCGGAAAGAATAAGTATGCCGAAACGTTCAAAAGGTTAGAAGAGGTTAGACTTCGAGGTAGAAAGAGAAGTATGTTGGGATAG